A genomic stretch from Schistosoma haematobium chromosome 2, whole genome shotgun sequence includes:
- the GNAT3_3 gene encoding Guanine nucleotide-binding protein G(t) subunit alpha-3 (EggNog:ENOG410V44R~COG:T): protein MGCIVSKEKLAAIARSKDIDRKLKADGEASFKEAKLLLLGAGESGKSTIVKQMKYVTVIFICRIIHMSGYTEEECKTYRPVVFSNTIQSMVAILRAMEQLQICCAYPNAMNDIAVVLNLPRTDVDVLPDEVFSALKRLWYDPGVQTAVNRSREFQLNDSASYFLDSLDRLSSPCYIPTQQDVLRTRVRTGGIVETHFSFKGLSIRMFDVGGQRSERKKWIHCFEGVTAIIFVVAMSEYDLTLAEDQEMNRMMESMTLFGSICNNQWFTETSIILFLNKRDIFENKIMKSPLTICFPEYTGGNNYEEASEYIRSCFENSNTRSGPKDIYSHFTCATDTNNIQFVFDAVTDVIIKNNLKDCGIF from the exons ATGGGATGTATTGTGAGCAAAGAAAAACTAGCTGCTATAGCTCGATCCAAAGACATTGACAGAAAACTAAAGGCTGATGGTGAGGCTTCATTTAAAGAGGCCAAACTGTTGCTCCTTGGTGCCGGAGAGTCGGGAAAAAGCACGATAGTTAAACAAATGAAGTACGTTACTGTAATATTTATTTGCAGAATTATTCATATGTCTGGTTATACTGAAGAAGAATGCAAAACGTACAGACCGGTCGTATTCAGCAACACCATCCAGAGCATGGTAGCCATACTGAGAGCTATGGAACAACTGCAGATATGTTGTGCATATCCGAACGCAATG AATGATATTGCTGTGGTCCTCAACCTTCCACGGACAGATGTTGACGTGCTACCCGACGAAGTATTTAGTGCGCTAAAGAGGCTCTGGTACGACCCAGGTGTTCAAACAGCTGTTAATAGGTCTCGAGAATTTCAACTGAATGATTCTGCATCATA CTTCCTTGACTCATTGGATAGGTTATCAAGTCCTTGTTATATCCCAACACAACAGGATGTCCTTCGAACTAGAGTAAGAACGGGTGGAATTGTAGAAACCCACTTCTCTTTTAAAGGATTAAGCATCAG GATGTTTGATGTTGGAGGACAGCGTTCAGAACGAAAAAAATGGATTCACTGTTTCGAAGGCGTCACCGCAATTATATTTGTGGTTGCTATGAGTGAATACGATCTAACCCTTGCTGAAGATCAAGAAATG AATAGGATGATGGAATCTATGACATTGTTTGGTTCAATATGTAATAACCAGTGGTTTACAGAAACAagtatcattttatttttaaataagcgagatatttttgaaaacaaaataatgaagtCCCCGTTAACCATATGTTTCCCAGAGTACACTG GTGGGAATAACTATGAAGAGGCTTCGGAGTATATTCGATCATGTTTTGAAAATTCAAACACTCGTAGTGGACCTAAAGATATCTATTCCCATTTCACATGTGCAACAGACACAAATAATATACAGTTTGTATTTGATGCTGTAACTGATGTAATAATTAAAAACAACCTCAAGGATTGTGGGATATTCTGA